A single window of Halotalea alkalilenta DNA harbors:
- a CDS encoding carbohydrate ABC transporter permease — MSANVASRSRSRRSGLAPLKRALCRLGFWCLVLVLGIYAVFPFYYAIITSLKPSSALFDVSFWIQSFDLSNYRALFAQPTFVRSIFNSVLVAVCVVFLALLLALTAAYALGRVRFRGRGAVLVIVLGVSMFPQIAVLSGLFEVIRWLGLYNTPWALVLSYTIFTLPFTVWVLTTFMRQLPHELEEAAIMDGATPWVTLTRVFLPLMWPAMATTGLLAFIAAWNEFLFALTFTLTDSQRTVPVAIALISGGSQYELPWGPIMAASVVVTVPLVVLVVIFQRRIVSGLTAGAVKG, encoded by the coding sequence CGCCGCAGCGGTCTCGCGCCGCTCAAGCGCGCGCTCTGCCGGCTCGGTTTCTGGTGCCTGGTGCTGGTGCTGGGTATCTATGCGGTGTTCCCGTTCTATTACGCGATCATCACCTCGCTCAAACCTTCCAGCGCGCTGTTCGACGTGAGCTTCTGGATCCAGAGCTTCGATCTTTCCAACTACCGCGCTCTGTTCGCTCAGCCGACTTTCGTACGCAGCATCTTCAACTCGGTGCTGGTCGCCGTCTGCGTGGTCTTTCTGGCGCTGCTGCTCGCGCTCACTGCCGCCTATGCGCTGGGTCGAGTGCGTTTTCGCGGGCGCGGAGCGGTGCTGGTGATCGTGCTCGGCGTATCGATGTTCCCGCAGATCGCGGTGCTCTCCGGGCTGTTCGAGGTGATTCGTTGGCTGGGGCTCTACAACACGCCCTGGGCGCTGGTGCTTTCCTACACCATTTTCACCCTCCCGTTCACCGTCTGGGTGCTGACGACCTTCATGCGCCAGCTGCCCCACGAGCTCGAGGAGGCGGCGATCATGGACGGTGCGACGCCGTGGGTCACCCTGACCCGGGTGTTCCTGCCGTTGATGTGGCCGGCGATGGCGACCACCGGCCTGCTCGCCTTCATCGCAGCCTGGAACGAGTTCCTCTTCGCCTTGACCTTCACCCTGACCGACTCGCAGCGCACCGTGCCGGTGGCGATCGCGCTGATCTCCGGTGGCAGCCAGTACGAACTGCCCTGGGGGCCGATCATGGCCGCGTCGGTGGTGGTCACCGTGCCGCTGGTGGTGCTGGTAGTGATCTTCCAGCGGCGCATCGTCTCGGGACTCACCGCTGGGGCGGTGAAAGGCTGA
- a CDS encoding ABC transporter ATP-binding protein — translation MANVELSGVEKRFGANRIIHGVDLNIEDGEFVVFVGPSGCGKSTLLRLIAGLESISAGELRIQGERVNELPPKDRGVGMVFQSYALYPHMNVFDNMAFGLKLAGGGKEEVRQRVMETAKILQLEELMGRKPKELSGGQRQRVAIGRAMAREPDILLFDEPLSNLDAALRVRMRVEIARLHERLKSTMVYVTHDQIEAMTLADKIVVLSAGRIEQVGSPRELFERPVNKFVAGFIGSPKMNFFEVRLVATGAHTVVEGAGIQRLELPFETGALAVGDSVTLGMRPEHLKLEQAGTDAGFVVGNVEYLGNEAYVYLIANGARASLEEDPPVCRTEVDTGLKRGDRVNLVPDLERIQLFGPDDRALARRENRVDSPARAAL, via the coding sequence ATGGCCAATGTCGAACTGAGCGGAGTCGAGAAGCGCTTCGGCGCCAACCGCATCATCCATGGCGTCGATCTGAACATCGAAGACGGTGAGTTCGTGGTCTTCGTCGGCCCGTCGGGCTGTGGGAAATCGACCTTGCTGCGGCTGATCGCCGGGCTCGAGTCGATCAGCGCTGGCGAGCTCAGGATCCAGGGCGAGCGGGTCAACGAGCTGCCGCCCAAGGACCGCGGGGTGGGCATGGTCTTCCAGTCCTATGCGCTCTATCCGCACATGAACGTATTCGACAACATGGCATTCGGGCTCAAGCTCGCGGGCGGCGGCAAGGAGGAAGTGCGCCAGCGGGTGATGGAGACCGCCAAGATTCTCCAGCTCGAGGAGCTGATGGGGCGCAAGCCCAAGGAGCTTTCCGGCGGCCAGCGCCAGCGTGTGGCGATCGGCCGGGCGATGGCGCGTGAGCCGGATATCCTGCTGTTCGACGAGCCGCTCTCCAACCTCGATGCGGCGCTCAGGGTGCGCATGCGGGTCGAGATCGCACGACTCCATGAGCGGCTCAAATCGACCATGGTCTACGTCACCCACGACCAGATCGAGGCGATGACCCTGGCCGACAAGATCGTCGTGCTCAGCGCAGGAAGGATCGAGCAGGTCGGCTCTCCGCGTGAGCTGTTCGAGCGCCCGGTCAACAAGTTCGTCGCCGGCTTCATCGGTTCGCCGAAGATGAACTTCTTCGAGGTGCGGCTGGTCGCCACCGGCGCGCATACCGTGGTCGAAGGGGCGGGCATCCAGCGGCTCGAGCTGCCATTCGAGACTGGAGCGCTGGCCGTCGGTGATAGCGTCACCCTCGGCATGCGCCCCGAGCATCTCAAGCTGGAGCAGGCCGGGACGGATGCCGGTTTCGTCGTCGGCAACGTCGAGTACCTCGGCAACGAAGCCTATGTCTATCTGATCGCCAACGGCGCGCGCGCCTCGCTCGAGGAGGACCCGCCGGTGTGTCGCACCGAGGTCGATACGGGCTTGAAGCGCGGTGACCGGGTGAACCTGGTGCCGGATCTCGAGCGCATCCAGCTGTTCGGGCCCGACGACCGCGCGCTGGCAAGGCGCGAAAACCGCGTCGACAGTCCCGCCAGGGCAGCGCTGTGA